In Lacerta agilis isolate rLacAgi1 chromosome 8, rLacAgi1.pri, whole genome shotgun sequence, one genomic interval encodes:
- the WASF2 gene encoding wiskott-Aldrich syndrome protein family member 2 — translation MPLVTRNIEPRHLCRQTLPSVRSELECVTNITLANVIRQLGSLSKFAEDIFGELFTQANTFAFRVSSLVERVDRLQIKVTQLDPKEEEVSLQGINTRKAFKSSTTQDQKLFDRDSLPVPVLETYGVCNMPPPLNILSSYRDDGKEALKFYTDPSYFFDLWKEKMLQDTKDIMKEKRKHRKEKKDNPNRGNVNPRKIKSRKEEWEKMKMGQEFVESREKLGPGGYPSNMVYQNGSIGSNESVDASYYPPPPQPDSPLPPLFAEDSLPPPPMEFSYPAQNQSGSGGLKKSSLVSPSHPPPAPPIGSPQGARPGFAPPPAPPPPPPMIGVPPPPPLSGFPTAGIPPPPSPPSFPPHPDFAAPPPPPPPAAEYAAVPPPLVPPPTGGAPPPPPPPPPPGPPPSSFGSMDGPETHLPDSGSSKAKSSLPAVSEARSDLLSAIRQGFQLRKVEEEREQEKREVVGNDVATILARRIAVEYSDSEDDSSEFDEDDWSD, via the exons GTAAATTTGCCGAAGACATATTTGGAGAGCTTTTTACTCAGGCAAACACCTTTGCCTTTCGTGTAAGCTCTCTAGTCGAGAGAGTTGACCGCCTTCAGATCAAAGTTACTCAGCTGGAtcccaaggaggaggaag TGTCTCTGCAAGGTATTAACACCAGGAAAGCCTTCAAAAGCTCCACAACTCAGGACCAAAAGCTCTTTGACAGAGACTCTCTCCCTGTGCCTGTCCTTGAAACTTACGGCGTTTGTAATATGCCTCCACCTCTTAATATCCTCTCGTCCTACAG GGATGACGGCAAAGAAGCACTTAAATTCTATACAGACCCGTCATATTTCTTTGATCTTTGGAAGGAGAAAATGCTGCAGGACACGAAGGATATCATGAAAGAGAAGCGGAAGCATAGG aaagaaaagaaggataaTCCAAACAGAGGAAATGTGAACCCTCGGAAAATCAAAAGCCGGAAGGAAGAATGGGAGAAAATGAAAATGGGACAGGAGTTTGTTGAGTCAAGGGAAAAACTTGGACCAGGAGG ATACCCGTCTAATATGGTCTATCAGAATGGTAGCATTGGTTCCAATGAGAGTGTTGATGCCAGCTACTACCCCCCGCCTCCGCAGCCAGATTCACCATTGCCTCCTTTGTTCGCAGAGGACagtcttccaccaccaccaatggAATTTAG CTATCCAGCACAAAATCAGAGTGGCTCCGGAGGGCTGAAAAAATCCAGCCTAGTCAGCCCAAGCCACCCTCCACCAGCTCCACCTATTGGCTCGCCACAGGGTGCCAGGCCAGGATTTGCACCGCCTCCTgcaccgccgccaccaccaccgatGATCGGTGTTCCTCCACCGCCTCCACTGTCAGGCTTTCCGACTGCAGGCATCCCACCTCCACCCTCTCCACCCTCATTCCCACCTCACCCCGATTTTGccgcccctcctcctccaccacctccagcAGCAGAATACGCTGCTGTGCCTCCACCCCTGGTACCCCCGCCAACAGGAGGTGCACCGCCCCctcctccgcccccgccccctcctggTCCACCTCCATCGTCTTTTGGCAGCATGGATGGGCCGGAAACCCATCTTCCAGATTCGGGGTCATCCAAGGCCAAGTCCTCATTGCCTGCTGTTAGTGAGGCTAGGAGCGACTTGCTTTCTGCTATCCGTCAAG GATTCCAGCTCCGTAAAGTAGAAGAGGAGCGTGAACAAGAGAAGCGAGAAGTTGTGGGCAATGATGTGGCAACCATCCTTGCCCGCCGCATTGCAGTGGAATACAGCGATTCCGAGGATGATTCTTCAGAGTTTGATGAGGATGACTGGTCCGATTAA